One window of the Terriglobia bacterium genome contains the following:
- a CDS encoding CHAT domain-containing protein produces the protein MSWRNSKASCVMEMVLCILFAAILGAILAAAPSTVLLQSSAAPISQSEQDTRVAADQAYAQAMQLYAQKSQESIRQAIVKGEESLALYKQLGDRGKQAELLTGLGSASLTLGEKARAIEYLRQALDLIRGRGNPAGEAGVLIILGSAYESNQEVKPAQETYRQALPLCRALKNSQCEVSALMGLGRVSFASGEKQQALDYFGPALPLWRALGDRRNQASTLYLLGILNDLLNQRQAAIPYYLQALPLYRDLGDRPWGARTLFNLAEAYAAVADEAHARDYYDQAIPALHAVGDQPKEGTALIGRSLLRESWGEMQQALADLITAVNVFRSLGDRLMEATALLRLGIVHYEAGEQEKSLECDRQALKLARDLHDRGLEAAALTGISSVYLALGDDARALSYSEDAFKMLPAAESEVDPEALYRLGVSYQSLGQHQKALECFAREIPLHQARGDRLGEARALHALAGEHDLLGHTNQALKFYLQALEIRQAVGDRRTKAQALNAVGTVYAELSQSKFALGYYREALDLYRAVHDQAGESQALFWMAKSEQALDDLTSARHHIEASLAITESQRARITSRELRTSYLASAQHAYEFYVDLLMQSHRLHPDQLYDAKAFEAHERAKARGLLDLLSEARVDIRQGVDAGLLQRELRLRQLLEDKQSAEIRLLAGGDDGERASVLQKELAALRTEYQQVEAQVRADSPRYAELSQPQPLGLSAIQKEVLDPDTVLLEYAIGAQRSYLWAVTSSRLTSIELAGRGEVEALAVRLYRTITGRRPSAPDDYQKTGWALSKILLGPVQDQIGNKRLLIVGDGALQIVPFAALPSPGMDSYEPLIVRHEIVSVPSASTLAFLRRDFTGRHPAPKKLAVFADPVFEREDDRIVRTVAPAENASQPSAAPLPQRVPETASAESLAIGTLRGIGLERLPFSRKEAEAVLRLTSPQSRFAAVDFMANRSAATSPELGRYRIVHFATHGVVNDAHPELSGLVLSLFDKTGTPQDGFLRLNDLFNLKLNADLVVLSACSTALGKELRGEGLIGLARGFMYAGAPRVVVSLWSVNDQATAEEMQRFYEGMLGKRRLRPAAALREAQIEMWKQEKWRAPFLWAAFVLQGEWK, from the coding sequence CTCTAGGTGAAAAAGCGCGCGCAATAGAATACCTGCGCCAGGCATTAGATCTGATTCGAGGCCGGGGAAATCCCGCCGGTGAAGCCGGTGTCCTGATTATCCTTGGAAGTGCTTACGAATCGAACCAGGAGGTCAAGCCGGCACAGGAAACCTATCGGCAGGCGCTGCCGCTTTGCCGCGCGTTGAAAAACAGCCAGTGCGAAGTCTCGGCGCTCATGGGACTCGGCCGTGTCTCGTTTGCCTCCGGTGAAAAGCAGCAAGCGTTGGACTACTTCGGCCCGGCGCTTCCCCTCTGGCGCGCGCTCGGCGATCGCAGAAACCAGGCCAGTACTCTTTACCTGCTGGGAATCCTCAACGATTTGCTGAATCAGAGGCAGGCCGCAATCCCTTACTACCTGCAGGCGCTCCCGCTGTACCGAGATCTGGGTGATCGTCCCTGGGGAGCCCGCACCCTCTTCAACCTGGCGGAAGCGTACGCGGCCGTGGCTGACGAGGCGCACGCCCGCGACTATTACGATCAGGCGATCCCCGCTCTGCATGCGGTCGGAGACCAGCCCAAGGAAGGCACAGCCCTCATCGGCCGCAGCCTGCTTCGCGAATCGTGGGGCGAGATGCAGCAAGCGCTCGCCGACCTCATCACAGCGGTGAACGTGTTTCGCTCGCTCGGCGATCGCCTCATGGAGGCGACGGCGCTGCTTCGCCTCGGCATCGTTCATTACGAGGCAGGAGAACAGGAAAAGTCGCTGGAGTGCGATCGGCAAGCGCTGAAACTGGCGCGCGATCTGCACGACCGCGGCCTCGAGGCTGCTGCCCTGACGGGTATCAGCAGCGTCTATCTTGCTCTCGGAGACGACGCCAGGGCACTGAGTTATTCCGAGGATGCTTTCAAGATGCTCCCGGCCGCCGAGAGCGAAGTCGATCCCGAGGCGCTGTACCGTCTTGGCGTTTCCTATCAGTCTCTCGGGCAGCATCAGAAGGCGCTCGAATGTTTTGCCCGCGAGATTCCACTCCACCAGGCGCGAGGCGATCGGCTGGGAGAAGCTCGGGCCTTGCACGCACTCGCCGGAGAGCACGACCTGCTGGGTCACACCAACCAGGCACTCAAGTTCTATCTGCAGGCCCTGGAAATACGGCAGGCGGTGGGCGATCGCCGCACGAAAGCCCAGGCGCTGAACGCTGTGGGTACCGTGTACGCGGAATTGTCGCAATCCAAATTCGCCCTTGGCTATTACCGGGAAGCCCTCGACCTTTACCGCGCGGTGCACGATCAGGCCGGAGAATCGCAAGCTCTCTTCTGGATGGCCAAGTCCGAACAAGCCCTGGACGATCTCACCTCCGCTCGCCATCACATCGAAGCTTCGCTGGCCATCACCGAGTCACAACGGGCGAGAATTACCAGCCGTGAATTGCGCACCTCCTATCTCGCAAGCGCACAGCACGCCTATGAGTTCTATGTTGACCTGCTGATGCAGTCACACCGACTGCATCCAGACCAGCTTTACGACGCCAAGGCATTCGAAGCACATGAGCGCGCGAAGGCGCGCGGCTTGCTCGATCTTCTCAGTGAGGCGAGAGTAGACATCCGCCAAGGTGTGGATGCCGGTTTGTTGCAGCGCGAGCTTCGCCTTAGGCAACTCCTGGAAGACAAGCAAAGCGCGGAAATTCGCCTGCTGGCTGGCGGAGATGACGGCGAGCGGGCGTCTGTGCTTCAGAAGGAGCTGGCCGCGCTGCGCACCGAGTATCAGCAGGTGGAAGCACAAGTCCGCGCCGACAGCCCTCGTTATGCAGAACTCTCGCAACCACAGCCGCTCGGCCTATCGGCGATACAGAAGGAAGTGCTAGATCCCGATACTGTGCTGTTGGAATACGCGATCGGCGCGCAGCGCAGCTACCTGTGGGCAGTCACCAGCTCGCGACTGACCAGCATTGAGCTAGCGGGACGCGGCGAGGTCGAAGCATTGGCGGTGCGCTTGTATCGAACCATCACCGGCCGGCGCCCCTCCGCGCCCGACGACTACCAGAAGACTGGCTGGGCATTGAGCAAGATACTTCTAGGGCCAGTGCAAGACCAGATTGGAAACAAGCGTCTTCTCATTGTGGGGGACGGCGCTTTGCAGATCGTGCCGTTTGCGGCGCTGCCTTCGCCCGGCATGGACTCTTATGAACCGTTGATCGTTCGGCATGAGATTGTCAGCGTTCCCTCGGCCTCGACTCTGGCCTTCCTGCGGCGAGATTTTACCGGCCGCCACCCCGCCCCCAAGAAACTTGCGGTGTTTGCCGATCCCGTCTTTGAACGAGAGGACGATCGCATCGTTAGAACCGTCGCGCCGGCAGAGAATGCAAGCCAGCCCTCAGCGGCACCTTTACCGCAGCGGGTCCCCGAGACCGCCTCCGCTGAATCCCTCGCCATCGGGACCTTGCGTGGAATTGGACTGGAACGCCTCCCTTTCAGTCGCAAAGAAGCGGAAGCCGTCCTTCGCCTGACCTCGCCACAATCGCGGTTTGCTGCGGTGGATTTCATGGCGAACAGATCAGCCGCAACTTCCCCGGAGCTGGGTCGGTACCGGATCGTCCACTTCGCCACCCATGGAGTAGTGAACGACGCGCATCCGGAATTGTCCGGCCTGGTGTTGTCGCTTTTCGACAAAACGGGCACCCCGCAGGACGGGTTTCTACGCTTGAACGATCTGTTCAATCTAAAGCTCAATGCCGATCTGGTCGTGCTCAGCGCCTGCAGCACCGCCCTGGGCAAGGAGCTGCGGGGAGAAGGCTTGATCGGCCTGGCGCGAGGTTTCATGTACGCTGGAGCGCCCCGCGTGGTAGTGAGCTTGTGGAGCGTGAACGATCAAGCTACCGCGGAAGAAATGCAGCGTTTCTACGAAGGCATGTTGGGGAAGCGGCGCTTGCGGCCCGCGGCAGCGTTACGCGAGGCGCAGATCGAAATGTGGAAGCAAGAAAAGTGGCGCGCTCCTTTTCTGTGGGCTGCCTTCGTTCTGCAAGGCGAGTGGAAGTGA
- a CDS encoding DUF928 domain-containing protein: MKRVGLRWLIALLLTAGLAAGQGKPQSAPPPQKPSQSTAKDAPKAPPRKRLVADLSGFEMSDPNQTRKQRALLGATRGGPSRLPILLAPGLAKFYGASLLFAWQDPGRSQGFEIVLRDDDDKEILRQQVSVAEFRLKDALPRFQPGKTYHWSVRSVPSLVESRFSEVAGFVVVSDSEREQIEKELAAIKRGDTYQAGTARARVFVNHRLWYDAIGAYSDLIQQYPDRAELYEERGTVYAQIEVTKAEADADFAHADELQAKKPEQ; encoded by the coding sequence ATGAAGCGAGTCGGCCTACGATGGCTCATCGCTTTGCTGTTGACCGCCGGCCTGGCGGCGGGGCAAGGGAAGCCGCAGTCCGCACCACCGCCGCAAAAGCCATCTCAGTCCACCGCAAAAGATGCTCCCAAGGCGCCCCCGCGCAAGCGACTGGTGGCGGATCTCTCCGGCTTCGAGATGAGCGATCCCAACCAGACTCGCAAGCAACGCGCGCTGTTGGGTGCTACGCGAGGCGGACCATCGCGCCTGCCCATCTTGCTGGCGCCCGGCTTGGCAAAGTTCTATGGCGCCTCGCTGCTGTTTGCCTGGCAGGACCCTGGCCGCAGCCAGGGCTTCGAGATCGTGTTGCGGGATGACGACGACAAGGAAATCCTGCGCCAGCAAGTCAGCGTAGCGGAGTTCCGCCTGAAGGATGCTTTGCCTCGATTCCAGCCAGGAAAAACTTACCATTGGAGCGTGCGGTCTGTGCCGTCGCTGGTGGAGTCCAGATTCTCGGAAGTAGCCGGTTTCGTGGTTGTTTCCGACTCCGAGCGCGAGCAGATTGAAAAGGAGCTGGCAGCCATCAAGCGAGGGGACACCTACCAAGCAGGAACCGCACGCGCCCGCGTGTTCGTGAACCATCGTCTCTGGTACGACGCGATTGGCGCCTACAGCGATCTGATCCAGCAGTACCCTGACCGCGCCGAACTGTACGAGGAACGGGGAACGGTCTACGCACAGATTGAGGTCACCAAGGCAGAGGCGGACGCGGACTTTGCCCACGCCGATGAACTGCAGGCGAAGAAACCTGAACAGTGA